From the Bacteroidia bacterium genome, the window TACCAAAGCATTGTATGCTATAGATGTAAAATATGGAAGATCGAGTAAGTCAGGAATATTTGCAACTACACCTTTGCGGTTGCCGGCAATGAGTGAGGTAAGTGCATTATTGATATTATTTTGAAAATTAGCTAATGGAGTAATTGTGGCCAATGATTGATTGCTACCTGCCATTGCACAGTCATAAATATCATTAAAACCAACCCAGAAAGAAAAAAAAGTCGGTAATTGTCTAACAGCATCTGAAAGTACTGTTGAAGTTTCAGGATTGGTAGCAAATCGAGAATAATATGGATTTTTAGAAAGCAGTAAATCCGGAGAACCAAAATTTGCATTGTCCAGATCAGATGATTTCATTCCCGGCACGCCCATATTGTTGAATGGTACATTACTGCCAATATAAGATTCTACTGCGGCAATGTCAGTTACGTTGGATGAGAATGTAGAAAATCCCGGAGCTGCACCACATGCTGTGCCATATTGAAGTTTCAGCTGTGGTATATAGGTCTGAAGAAAAAAGTTAAACCCTGCACCATCATTTCCGCTAACCAGTGGTTGCAGGAACTCGCCTCCGCCAACTTTCTTCAGTTGTCCGGCAAGAATAGCTGCAAAACTATTTTGTTGCCCAAGGTCGAACAGTGCATTATTCTGATAGCCTGCTGTGTAAGAACTGCCAATAGCAACATACTTCGAAAAGTCAATACTGTTGTTGTCGAACTTTATCTCTTTCAACTCTGGTTTGCAACCGGCAACTATTAAAACTGCAAGAAGTAAACTTTTCAGAAGATGGTTATTATTCATGTTTTTTATTGTGGTTTATTATTTAATTAAAATGAATAATTGATGCCAACACCAAAACAATGCGAAAGTGAATTGAATGCACCATTCAATCCGGTATCTTTATTTACCCCTTCACGCTCGGCCTTGGTTTCAAAATTATATGAACCTTCAATAACAAAAGCTTTACTCACATTAAACGATGCACCAATACCAAAAACATATCTGTCACCATCAGGCATGTCAGGGGTCATGTAGTTTTCTTTTACCGGAGTCTGATCAAAGGCAATACCTGCACGGCCTGTAACCTTATTACTTATTTTATACATTGCCCCTAAACGAAGTGTTAATGCATCTCTGTATTTACGAGACTGACGAAATTCTTCATTGAGTGTTGCGTTTGATGCATCAAATTCATAGTTTAGAGAATCGAATGAAGACCAACTGTTGAGGTTGGTTTCAAAATTCAGCTTTAATCCTTTAAAAACTTCATAGCTGAAACCTATTGACAAAACCGAAGGTAGCGGCATTTCTGCATCGGCATTTGTTGAGGATGGATATTGATCAACCAGCGAAGCAGGAATATTACTAAAGGTAACATCAGTGTTTTTAAAATTGAGTTTAACTTTTGATCGGTAGGTAAGTGCAGCGGTTAATTTTTTATTGATAGCATAATTTATTCCTGCATTAAAACCGAAACCGGTTGCCTTACTTTCAAATTGTACATCTGCTCCATCGGCAACTATCAACGCTCGATTCCATTTATGGTTAGCACTGGCAAAAACAAAGCCTGCACCGACACCTAATTTTTCAGAAAATTTATACGATAAAGTAGGTTGAATAAATAGCGTGTTCAGCTTAGATGACAATACGATATATCGCCCTTCCCAATCGCTTCTCCAGGTTGTATTGTACCCAAACGGTGTATTCACAACAATACCGGCAGCCATTTTATCAGATAACTTTATGGTGCCACCAACATAAAAAGGCAACATATTTTTTGATTCAGTACGATTTACCAATCCACTGTTATTACTACGGAAAGCTATTCTCGACTGCGAATAAGAAACGCCACCAAAAACATTGCTTTTCTCAAGAAAAACCATGCCACCGGGGTTGTAAAATATGACTGAACCATCAGTTTGCAATGCAGTCACCGCACCGGCCATACCGGCTGAACTATGGCTTTGTGGTAACATTTGAAATCCACCACCTGATACATGAAGACTACAGAGAAGAATCAGAATTAAAAAAGCTGAAATAAAATTTTTCATATTAATTTTAACGCAAACAAAAATAGCAACATCAAGTTTAGTAAACAAAGATATACATAACGATGACAATTTGTTGTTAACATTGCTTTGTTGGTCGCTTATTCATGAAAATGTTTATACTGCAATAATAAAAAATTGAAATTTTTATATTAAAATTGCACTGTAATTGCAACGCATTTTTTTCATCAACCAAAATCATTTTACATGTTAGTTAAAAAGTTATTTCTGATATTATTTTCTGTAACAACAACTTTATCCTGTATTGCATCTGTTGGTGACACTACATTTGTAAGTTCTCATACCAATGACACTGTAGTAACCAATCCCGG encodes:
- a CDS encoding outer membrane protein transport protein, which produces MKNFISAFLILILLCSLHVSGGGFQMLPQSHSSAGMAGAVTALQTDGSVIFYNPGGMVFLEKSNVFGGVSYSQSRIAFRSNNSGLVNRTESKNMLPFYVGGTIKLSDKMAAGIVVNTPFGYNTTWRSDWEGRYIVLSSKLNTLFIQPTLSYKFSEKLGVGAGFVFASANHKWNRALIVADGADVQFESKATGFGFNAGINYAINKKLTAALTYRSKVKLNFKNTDVTFSNIPASLVDQYPSSTNADAEMPLPSVLSIGFSYEVFKGLKLNFETNLNSWSSFDSLNYEFDASNATLNEEFRQSRKYRDALTLRLGAMYKISNKVTGRAGIAFDQTPVKENYMTPDMPDGDRYVFGIGASFNVSKAFVIEGSYNFETKAEREGVNKDTGLNGAFNSLSHCFGVGINYSF
- a CDS encoding SGNH/GDSL hydrolase family protein, with product MNNNHLLKSLLLAVLIVAGCKPELKEIKFDNNSIDFSKYVAIGSSYTAGYQNNALFDLGQQNSFAAILAGQLKKVGGGEFLQPLVSGNDGAGFNFFLQTYIPQLKLQYGTACGAAPGFSTFSSNVTDIAAVESYIGSNVPFNNMGVPGMKSSDLDNANFGSPDLLLSKNPYYSRFATNPETSTVLSDAVRQLPTFFSFWVGFNDIYDCAMAGSNQSLATITPLANFQNNINNALTSLIAGNRKGVVANIPDLLDLPYFTSIAYNALVLTEQQAQDLNALYASNNPPITFQAGNNPLVISDPLAASGKRQMKPGELVLLPVTLDSINCAGWGSNTQKPLGNRFVLTASEINTLRNTITGYNNYLKTKADENNLAYVDMYAFFKKISSGYSHNGVAYSSEFLKGQFFSLDGITPTGRGSALIANEFIKAINEKYQTRIPQTDANSFPGILFP